CAGGTGTCTTCGTCCACTTCAAATTTGAGCATCTCTTTGGTACGTTTTTCTGGTTTTTTGCCTGATATGTACACTGCATTCCATGGGCATGTCTGTGAACAGACTCCACATTTTATACAAGTGTCTTCATCAATGACAATACTTCCTCCAACTTCTTCGAGGGTGATGGCATCTACTGGACATTCATCCACACACATACCACAACCTACACAGTCCACTATTGCTATAGGTCCGCTGATGTCAATATCAACCTTATTAGGTTCTTTAACACCTTCAACACCAATAACTTCTACAGGGCATATGTCCACACATTTCTGACACATTACACAGTATCCTTCTAGTGGTACCTTGCTCATTTTACCTTCATCAAGTTTCAGTACCTGTGGTGGGCAAATTTCTACACAGTCGCCGCATTCATCACATAGTGCTGGGTTGTAGGTTACTCGAGCTTGTGTTACACCGCTCTCATCAATTGAAAGTTCTTCTGTTTTCAATGCACCTTTTGGGCATATGTCCACACATTTGGGTGCGCCTCCACAGACGTCACAGTAGATCACATCTTCCGGTGACACTTCTATGGCTGCTGTAGGACATGCACCCTGGCATGCGCCGCATCTGATGCAGTCTTCCTTGTTGACTACTATCATTTTTTCACCTTTGGGTTAGACCTTGTTTATGAGGTGTCCCTCACTGTCGTATACTTCAACAGTTGCGAGTTTCATATTTGTGTCGATTGTGTGAGTTGCACAGGATAGACATGGGTCGTATGCCCTTATTACCATTTCCATTAAGTTGAATATTTTGTCGTCTACTTCAACACCAGGTTTGATGTAGTCTTTGGCGACTTTCTGAATACCCATTTCCATGGCAGGGTTGTTCTGGAT
This sequence is a window from Methanobacterium sp. SMA-27. Protein-coding genes within it:
- a CDS encoding 4Fe-4S binding protein; this encodes MIVVNKEDCIRCGACQGACPTAAIEVSPEDVIYCDVCGGAPKCVDICPKGALKTEELSIDESGVTQARVTYNPALCDECGDCVEICPPQVLKLDEGKMSKVPLEGYCVMCQKCVDICPVEVIGVEGVKEPNKVDIDISGPIAIVDCVGCGMCVDECPVDAITLEEVGGSIVIDEDTCIKCGVCSQTCPWNAVYISGKKPEKRTKEMLKFEVDEDTCIGCNVCVEACPGDFINPKSSTLSVELPEICTACGLCEQLCPVDAIDLEVELGPAKPASEEGLVWDEEKCDHIGACARICPTDAIRVVTNTGMQVPGDIKTDAEASYAMCTRCGACTTACPEGALTISEIDKVVDGKAVKRNRISFSPDKCTECGDCIEVCPYSMLKLTGEKVPLKGYCILCDQCIEPCPKDALSMK